One window from the genome of Pyxicephalus adspersus chromosome 6, UCB_Pads_2.0, whole genome shotgun sequence encodes:
- the YWHAB gene encoding 14-3-3 protein beta/alpha (The sequence of the model RefSeq protein was modified relative to this genomic sequence to represent the inferred CDS: added 57 bases not found in genome assembly), producing MDKSDLVQKAKLAEQAERYDDMAAAMKAVTEQGGELSNEERNLLSVAYKNVVGARRSSWRVISSIEQKTEGNEKKQQMTREYREKIEAELTEICTDVLELLEKHLIANATSPESKVFYLKMKGDYYRYLSEVASGEKKQGTVANSQQSYQEAFEISKSEMQPTHPIRLGLALNFSVFYYEILNSQEKACSLAKTAFDEAIAELDTLNEESYKDSTLIMQLLRDNLTLWTSEQQNDEAENVEGDN from the exons ATGGACAAAAGTGACCTGGTACAGAAGGCCAAGCTTGCCGAACAGGCCGAGCGGTATGATGACATGGCTGCTGCCATGAAAGCTGTGACCGAACAGGGCGGTGAGCTCTCTAATGAAGAGAGGAACCTGCTGTCTGTTGCCTACAAAAACGTTGTAGGTGCCCGCCGTTCCTCCTGGCGTGTGATCTCCAGCATTGAACAGAAGACCGAAGGCAATGAGAAGAAACAACAGATGACTCGAGAATACAGGGAAAAGATTGAGGCTGAGCTTACTGAAATCTGCACTGATGTTCTT GAACTTCTGGAAAAGCATTTGATCGCCAATGCTACATCACCAGAAAGTAAGGTCTTCTACTTGAAAATGAAGGGTGATTACTATCGGTACCTTTCTGAAGTAGCATCCGGAGAGAAGAAACAAG GTACTGTAGCCAACTCTCAACAGTCTTATCAGGAAGCTTTTGAAATTAGCAAGAGTGAGATGCAACCAACACACCCCATTCGACTTGGATTGGCTCTTAACTTTTCAGTGTTCTACTACGAAATTCTTAACTCTCAAGAAAAAGCCTGCAGCTTAGCAAAAACG gcATTTGACGAGGCGATAGCTGAACTGGACACATTGAATGAGGAGTCTTACAAAGACAGCACTCTTATCATGCAGCTACTAAGGGACAATCTTACA